A single region of the Chelmon rostratus isolate fCheRos1 chromosome 5, fCheRos1.pri, whole genome shotgun sequence genome encodes:
- the LOC121607140 gene encoding glial cell line-derived neurotrophic factor-like encodes MKLWDSLTTCLILLSAVHASPLLRGPLQSTSTKRQGRAAESPLELPPVQIRLSVTSPGIGRAEAAAVDWEETLAGAEKYTMEEPPLNEFEDVVDFIKVTISRIRRSSSSTVSSSTSSSTTSSPSKANLSSRTRRRPERKKGASQQSGKGGRGGARGGKTGRKVRGGGGIGRGQGCVLKQIHLNVSDLGLGYRSSEEMIFRYCSGPCRKSETNYDKILYNLAHNRRLPSKDTPPQACCRPIAFDDDLSFLDDNLVYHTVRKHSARKCGCV; translated from the exons ATGAAGTTATGGGATAGCCTGACCACTTGTTTGATACTGCTGAGCGCTGTGCACGCCAGCCCTCTGCTCCGGGGCCCGCTGCAGTCCACGTCCACCAAGCGACAAGGGCGCGCCGCCGAGAGTCCCCTGGAGCTCCCGCCGGTTCAGATCCGCCTGTCCGTCACTTCCCCGGGCATCGGCCGCGCCGAGGCGGCCGCAGTGGACTGGGAAGAGACGCTGGCCGGAGCAGAAAAAT ACACCATGGAGGAGCCCCCCCTAAACGAGTTTGAAGATGTGGTGGACTTCATCAAAGTGACCATCAGTAGAATACGGCGCTCCTCCTCGTCCACCGTGTCCTCatctacctcctcctccaccacctcctccccgTCCAAAGCAAATTTAAGCAGCAGGACTCGACGAAGGCctgagaggaagaagggggCAAGCCAGCAGAGTGgtaaaggaggaagaggaggagctaGAGGGGGGAAGACAGGGAGGAAGGTTAGGGGAGGAGGTGGTATTGGACGAGGACAGGGCTGCGTGCTCAAACAGATCCACCTCAATGTTTCGGACCTCGGTCTGGGCTACCGCTCCAGCGAGGAAATGATATTCAGGTACTGCTCTGGGCCCTGCAGGAAGTCCGAGACCAACTACGACAAAATCCTTTACAACCTCGCTCACAACAGGAGGCTCCCTTCCAAAGACACGCCCCCTCAGGCTTGCTGTCGGCCAATAGCGTTTGACGATGACCTCTCGTTTTTGGACGACAACCTCGTCTACCACACCGTGAGGAAGCACTCTGCCAGGAAATGTGGTTGTGTGTAG